Proteins from a genomic interval of Candidatus Ancaeobacter aquaticus:
- a CDS encoding radical SAM protein yields MRVLFIYPIPLETKKVYTGYYHGVGYLSSVLKAHGHETSLLILDTNDKNTVIERMETFLPDVVALSTFSNQMKLVKYVTCTIRSISSVPIIAGGIHATLVPEEVLAVEGITGVVRGEGEHALLEYVNALHDKKDVYGIANFMFLRKGTVVKNDVRALIDLDSLPFPDREIYGDYQTILTRNKNTIGAEFMIGRGCAYECGYCSNHKIKELYSGHSHGSFIRKRSVDNVIREMQCVLGRYTDISLIGFHDDIFPMDLDWLEEFAQKYSKKISLPFWCNARVDLLNEKNLRILKRAGCMRLHMGVESGSERIKKEILGRNITNQKVIDTFRLVKSMGFKTLAFNMIGIPEESQEDIEQTIALNKSIKPHWLLVSLFYPFPGTNLYSKCLQNGTLGSNDVESYYECNSSISNNQISREKLLFYYNNFVQLVYEK; encoded by the coding sequence GTGAGAGTTTTATTTATATATCCTATTCCTCTGGAAACGAAGAAAGTATATACGGGCTATTATCATGGAGTGGGATACCTTTCGAGTGTATTAAAAGCTCATGGTCATGAAACTTCACTTTTGATTCTTGATACAAACGACAAGAATACCGTTATAGAGCGCATGGAAACCTTTCTTCCAGATGTTGTTGCGCTATCCACTTTTTCTAACCAGATGAAGCTCGTAAAATATGTTACGTGTACTATTAGATCTATTTCATCTGTTCCCATTATAGCCGGAGGGATACACGCAACGCTTGTTCCGGAGGAAGTGCTGGCAGTGGAAGGAATAACGGGTGTCGTGCGCGGTGAAGGGGAGCACGCGCTATTGGAATATGTCAACGCGCTGCACGATAAAAAAGATGTGTATGGAATTGCGAACTTTATGTTTTTGCGTAAAGGTACAGTTGTTAAAAATGATGTCCGTGCTCTTATCGATCTTGACTCACTACCGTTTCCTGATCGTGAAATCTATGGTGACTATCAAACAATTCTTACCCGAAACAAAAACACTATTGGCGCTGAATTTATGATTGGAAGAGGATGCGCCTACGAATGCGGTTATTGTTCGAATCATAAAATAAAAGAATTGTATAGCGGCCACTCTCATGGTTCATTTATACGAAAAAGAAGTGTTGATAATGTAATTCGAGAAATGCAATGTGTTCTAGGAAGATATACTGATATATCCCTTATCGGTTTTCATGATGATATCTTTCCAATGGATTTAGATTGGTTAGAAGAATTCGCTCAAAAATATTCCAAGAAAATTTCGCTTCCGTTTTGGTGTAATGCACGGGTTGATCTTTTGAATGAAAAAAATCTGCGTATACTGAAACGTGCGGGATGTATGCGGCTTCACATGGGTGTTGAAAGCGGGAGTGAACGTATCAAAAAAGAAATATTAGGGAGAAATATCACGAATCAAAAAGTGATCGATACATTTAGATTAGTAAAGAGTATGGGGTTTAAAACTCTTGCATTTAACATGATTGGTATACCTGAAGAGTCCCAGGAGGATATAGAGCAAACGATAGCTTTAAATAAGAGCATAAAGCCTCACTGGCTCCTTGTATCACTGTTTTATCCGTTTCCTGGTACCAATCTTTACTCTAAGTGCCTTCAGAACGGCACGTTAGGTAGTAATGACGTTGAAAGTTACTATGAATGCAACTCTTCAATATCCAATAATCAGATTTCACGTGAAAAATTACTCTTTTATTATAATAATTTTGTACAATTAGTATACGAGAAATAA
- a CDS encoding vitamin B12-dependent ribonucleotide reductase has translation MQDVKIAGETKVVPQKPYEASGSWKELVNEYTVSYIKKKVKLGPNAIKVLETRYIKKDEHGVLLETPEDLIRRVAHNIASADALYTGDGNFSDTEAKFYNLMVNLDFMPNSPTLMNAGRKLQQLSACFVLPIEDDMESIFGTLRDTALVHKSGGGTGFSFSRLRPENDYVTTTYGKSSGPISFMHAYDAATHAVNQGGFRRGANMGILRVDHPDIVKFINCKTDQTKLTNFNISVGVTEDFMLAVLNDSEYDIVNPRDKKVVGKKKAKEVFDMIVNNSWANGEPGIVFLDRLNKDNPTPLLGEIESTNPCGEQPLLPYEACNLGSINLANMVSDGKINYDRLRATIRTTVHFLDNVIDKSKYPLQKVEEMVRGNRKIGLGVMGFADMLILLGVPYNSNEAITLAEDVMKFIQFEGRKKSGELAEERGLFPNYNGSIYDKPDGVPMRNATVTTIAPTGTISIISGCSSGVEPLFAVSYVRNVMDGQELVETHPVFESIAKREGFYSESLMNKIARKGTLHGIDEVPEKIKQVFATSHDIKPEWHIKMQAAFQKHTDNAVSKTVNFSNSATKEDVAKVYRYAFETGCKGVTIYRDGSRSNQVLSTGKTESSDKTLTPKAKRSKRLRPKVLYGKSIQMQTGCGPLYITINEDEQGMFELFNTMGKAGGCAASQSEAIGRLVSLAWRSGIRSESIIKQLIGISCHKHVGIGEKKILSCSDAIAKAVRYYLQCKDEAKAEAREDGSGDDTERKTETRVLSHLDERQICGACPECGGMMEQEGGCAVCRACAYSECG, from the coding sequence ATGCAGGATGTCAAGATTGCAGGGGAAACAAAGGTAGTGCCGCAAAAACCGTATGAGGCTTCTGGTTCGTGGAAAGAGCTGGTAAACGAATACACAGTTTCATATATAAAGAAAAAAGTTAAATTAGGGCCTAATGCAATAAAGGTTCTTGAAACAAGATACATAAAAAAAGATGAGCATGGAGTGCTCTTAGAGACCCCTGAAGATTTGATTAGACGTGTTGCGCACAACATTGCATCTGCGGATGCGCTGTATACCGGTGACGGAAATTTCAGTGATACAGAAGCAAAATTTTATAACCTTATGGTTAACCTTGATTTTATGCCTAATTCCCCAACACTCATGAATGCAGGAAGAAAATTACAGCAACTGTCTGCATGTTTTGTGCTCCCTATAGAAGATGATATGGAAAGTATTTTTGGAACGCTCCGCGATACGGCGCTTGTGCATAAGAGCGGTGGAGGAACAGGTTTTTCTTTTTCTCGTTTACGGCCGGAAAATGATTATGTAACTACGACCTATGGGAAATCAAGCGGTCCAATTTCGTTTATGCATGCCTATGACGCGGCAACACACGCAGTGAATCAGGGCGGGTTTCGTCGTGGCGCGAATATGGGGATCCTGCGTGTTGATCATCCTGACATTGTAAAATTTATTAATTGTAAAACAGATCAGACAAAATTGACCAATTTTAATATATCAGTTGGTGTCACGGAAGATTTTATGCTTGCGGTGTTGAATGACAGTGAGTATGACATTGTTAATCCGCGCGATAAAAAAGTTGTCGGAAAGAAAAAAGCAAAAGAAGTTTTTGATATGATAGTAAATAATTCGTGGGCGAACGGGGAGCCGGGTATTGTGTTTCTCGATCGGTTAAACAAGGATAATCCAACACCGCTTTTAGGTGAAATAGAAAGCACGAACCCATGTGGAGAGCAACCGCTTCTGCCGTATGAGGCGTGTAATCTTGGTTCTATTAACCTTGCAAACATGGTAAGTGACGGAAAAATAAATTATGACAGACTTCGTGCTACGATAAGAACAACCGTGCATTTTCTTGATAATGTCATTGATAAGAGCAAATACCCTCTGCAAAAGGTTGAGGAAATGGTTCGCGGAAACAGAAAGATCGGGTTGGGAGTAATGGGTTTTGCTGATATGCTGATACTTTTAGGAGTGCCGTATAACTCGAATGAAGCGATTACACTCGCTGAAGATGTAATGAAGTTTATTCAGTTTGAAGGGCGAAAGAAATCAGGCGAGTTAGCAGAAGAACGCGGGTTGTTTCCGAATTATAACGGAAGTATCTATGATAAACCGGACGGTGTTCCCATGAGAAACGCAACAGTGACAACTATTGCGCCTACGGGAACAATAAGCATTATATCCGGTTGTTCAAGCGGGGTTGAGCCGCTCTTTGCCGTTTCATATGTGCGCAATGTAATGGACGGGCAAGAGCTTGTTGAAACACATCCGGTGTTTGAAAGTATTGCAAAAAGAGAAGGGTTTTATTCTGAGTCGTTAATGAACAAGATCGCTCGTAAGGGAACGCTTCACGGAATAGATGAAGTGCCGGAAAAGATAAAACAGGTTTTTGCGACATCCCATGATATAAAACCTGAGTGGCACATAAAAATGCAAGCGGCATTTCAGAAGCATACTGATAATGCGGTTTCAAAAACAGTGAATTTTTCTAATAGTGCGACAAAAGAAGATGTAGCAAAGGTATACAGGTACGCGTTTGAAACAGGATGTAAGGGTGTAACGATCTATCGTGATGGAAGCAGAAGCAATCAGGTTCTTTCTACTGGGAAAACGGAATCTTCGGATAAAACACTAACTCCAAAGGCAAAGCGGTCAAAAAGACTTCGCCCAAAAGTGTTATACGGTAAAAGTATTCAGATGCAGACAGGGTGCGGACCTCTTTATATAACCATTAATGAAGATGAGCAGGGGATGTTTGAGCTTTTTAATACTATGGGTAAAGCGGGTGGTTGTGCCGCAAGTCAGTCAGAAGCTATTGGCCGTTTGGTATCTCTTGCATGGAGAAGCGGCATTCGGTCTGAGTCGATAATTAAACAGCTTATTGGTATTAGTTGTCATAAACATGTTGGTATCGGTGAAAAAAAGATACTGTCATGTTCTGATGCAATAGCTAAGGCGGTACGTTACTACTTGCAGTGTAAAGATGAGGCTAAAGCTGAAGCGCGAGAAGATGGCAGTGGCGATGATACTGAACGTAAGACAGAAACACGCGTCCTAAGCCATTTAGATGAGCGGCAGATATGTGGAGCATGTCCCGAATGTGGCGGCATGATGGAGCAAGAAGGCGGCTGTGCGGTATGTAGAGCATGCGCCTATTCTGAGTGCGGATAG
- a CDS encoding sensor domain-containing diguanylate cyclase — MVHSKRKASDKIKPEESVAFFRDVESFMEFSLDYEAYLHTIIDYFLKKFDAEISFISFPMGKSKKITKIITRGIEPPKSLLTSLKDISTKSLSSIKTIHSNNINKNLKSIIIVPLLIREEKIGTIGIVNPNKKRFFPASDKKSLELKINKFKKEIYYIKLQYNYKEQLSRLRALFDISHAVRETLNLDKLLYSIMSVAKNTLNAEASSLAITDPKTNELIFTVAKGEKGKAIKEMRLKMGQGIIGSVAQNGKSLLIQNVKKDKRFFKSADKKTGFITKSILCVPLRVKNNIIGAVEVLNKTDGTVFNKDDMELLTMLSSEAAIAIENARLFNLATTDGLTTLNTIRYFRTLYDDEYSKCVRHKRKLSLILSDIDHFKNVNDTYGHQIGDLILRETANIMKNSVRDTDIVGRYGGEEFIIMLTETSRKNAVILADRIRKKIEEHVAVDDKGNNYKVTISMGVSSLSGKESPDELIKLADTALYKAKESGRNKVCKL; from the coding sequence ATGGTACATTCAAAAAGAAAAGCATCAGATAAAATCAAACCGGAAGAATCTGTAGCATTCTTCCGTGACGTTGAAAGTTTTATGGAGTTTTCACTAGATTACGAAGCTTATCTTCACACTATTATAGACTACTTCCTGAAAAAATTTGATGCTGAAATATCTTTCATTTCCTTCCCAATGGGAAAATCTAAAAAAATAACGAAAATAATCACACGGGGAATCGAACCACCTAAAAGCCTCTTAACAAGCCTAAAAGATATTTCAACAAAGTCACTATCTTCCATAAAAACAATTCACAGCAACAATATAAATAAAAATTTGAAGTCAATTATTATTGTTCCTCTATTAATAAGAGAAGAAAAAATAGGAACCATCGGTATAGTTAACCCAAACAAGAAAAGATTTTTTCCCGCATCCGATAAAAAATCTTTAGAATTAAAAATCAATAAATTCAAGAAAGAAATCTATTATATAAAACTGCAATACAATTACAAAGAACAGCTCTCACGACTACGAGCTCTATTTGATATAAGTCATGCAGTAAGAGAAACACTAAACTTAGACAAACTTCTCTATTCAATCATGTCCGTGGCAAAAAATACCTTAAACGCCGAAGCTAGTTCACTTGCCATAACAGATCCAAAGACAAACGAACTTATTTTCACCGTCGCAAAAGGTGAAAAAGGAAAAGCAATTAAGGAAATGCGCCTTAAAATGGGACAAGGAATAATCGGCTCAGTTGCACAAAATGGAAAATCCCTTCTCATTCAGAATGTAAAAAAAGATAAACGTTTCTTTAAAAGTGCAGATAAAAAAACAGGTTTTATAACAAAATCAATTCTTTGCGTACCTCTTCGTGTAAAAAATAATATCATCGGGGCTGTTGAAGTTTTGAACAAAACAGATGGAACAGTGTTCAACAAGGATGATATGGAACTTTTGACCATGCTTTCATCAGAGGCAGCAATCGCAATAGAAAATGCGAGATTATTTAATTTAGCAACAACAGATGGGCTCACCACCCTCAACACCATTAGATACTTCAGAACACTGTATGATGATGAATATTCCAAATGTGTTAGACATAAAAGAAAGCTTTCTCTTATTCTTAGCGATATCGATCATTTCAAGAATGTTAACGATACATATGGACATCAAATCGGCGATCTAATACTCAGAGAAACTGCAAATATCATGAAAAATAGTGTTAGAGACACCGATATTGTCGGGCGATACGGAGGCGAAGAGTTTATTATCATGCTTACAGAGACTTCCAGAAAAAATGCCGTTATTTTGGCCGATCGTATTCGAAAAAAGATAGAAGAACATGTCGCAGTTGATGATAAAGGAAATAATTACAAAGTAACTATCAGTATGGGCGTTTCATCTTTAAGCGGGAAAGAATCTCCTGATGAACTTATTAAATTAGCCGATACTGCGCTCTATAAAGCAAAAGAAAGCGGCAGGAACAAAGTGTGTAAATTATAG
- a CDS encoding outer membrane beta-barrel protein, with the protein MKKRVVVFGAILLALLFVSESMAGILGDQIKYGKLGHGIKIGDGRTVVHPTFDSRATYDTNIFMDPTNTKSDFYFDFVPGIEVKVPFSKHLFTGKYSVDFSQYLKYNTQNSQDQLASTGLIFDFDKVYVKQNNRFIDTASRSGTEFTSKVQRRNYTADILAGANFNLLTFEGAYSYFLEKYVEQAYENLNRHDQIFTGSAFYRIFPKTELIAESDVGIVRYDTEGGNFRDNNYYRVRGGVRGKITNKLTGIAKVGWILKDYRQSDQTDFNSATTFLSFIHDFTDSTKFAVMYERAPREATFGDNNWYLSNRVTFQVDQKIMNKLDAFFKFAYDRVTYPEETTIGLKTEKRKDNLWTFNTGLNYTIQEWITAGIEYEYATKSSDFEIFGYDRHLVISKLNLKF; encoded by the coding sequence GTGAAAAAACGTGTAGTTGTATTTGGAGCAATATTGTTAGCGTTGTTATTTGTATCAGAGTCGATGGCTGGTATTTTAGGCGATCAAATCAAATATGGAAAATTAGGACACGGTATAAAAATTGGTGATGGAAGAACAGTTGTTCATCCGACTTTTGATTCCCGGGCAACATATGACACCAATATTTTTATGGATCCTACGAATACAAAAAGCGACTTCTACTTTGACTTCGTTCCGGGGATTGAAGTAAAGGTTCCTTTTTCAAAGCATCTTTTTACGGGAAAATACAGTGTTGATTTTTCCCAATATCTTAAGTACAACACTCAAAACTCTCAAGATCAGCTTGCATCGACGGGTTTGATATTTGATTTTGATAAAGTGTACGTAAAACAGAATAACAGATTCATTGATACAGCATCACGGTCTGGAACTGAATTTACGTCAAAGGTGCAAAGAAGAAACTATACAGCCGATATTTTAGCTGGCGCTAACTTTAATCTTCTTACCTTTGAAGGCGCTTATTCATACTTCCTCGAAAAATATGTAGAACAAGCATATGAAAATTTAAATAGACATGATCAAATTTTCACCGGTAGCGCATTTTACAGAATATTTCCTAAGACAGAGTTGATAGCAGAAAGTGACGTTGGCATAGTGCGATACGATACCGAGGGAGGTAATTTCAGAGATAATAATTATTACCGGGTACGCGGTGGTGTGCGCGGTAAAATCACAAACAAGCTAACAGGTATTGCAAAAGTAGGTTGGATATTAAAGGATTATCGACAATCCGATCAAACGGACTTTAATTCGGCTACAACGTTTTTGTCATTTATTCACGATTTTACTGATTCTACAAAGTTTGCGGTTATGTATGAAAGAGCACCTCGCGAAGCAACATTCGGTGATAATAACTGGTATTTATCAAATAGAGTAACATTCCAGGTTGATCAAAAGATTATGAATAAGCTCGATGCTTTTTTCAAATTTGCTTATGATAGAGTAACCTATCCTGAAGAAACAACGATTGGTTTAAAGACAGAGAAGAGAAAAGATAATCTTTGGACTTTTAATACGGGGCTCAATTATACGATTCAGGAATGGATTACGGCAGGTATCGAATATGAGTATGCTACAAAGTCGTCAGACTTCGAAATTTTTGGGTATGACAGACACCTTGTAATAAGTAAGCTGAATCTGAAATTCTAA
- a CDS encoding polysaccharide biosynthesis/export family protein, translated as MKKYAIKCISCLLVGVFLVAHSGISFAKAPVELPKSSKNKTDYQLGPDDVLIINVYGEADLNTGKEGMRVRVSASGSITYPFVGKLYVKDMTVSEVEDKIAEILSDGYIVDPKVTIFCEQNAKVYVFGQVNSPGAYPLITGMTLLSGIAMAGGFTKIAVQSKIKLVRHHGHEKKMYEVRVKDILKGDLTKDIELERNDTIIVMESFF; from the coding sequence ATGAAAAAATATGCTATTAAATGTATCTCATGTTTGCTTGTTGGTGTTTTTTTAGTTGCGCATAGCGGTATTTCTTTTGCAAAAGCACCAGTAGAGCTCCCAAAATCGAGCAAAAATAAAACTGATTATCAGTTAGGGCCTGATGATGTTCTCATTATCAATGTATATGGTGAAGCGGACTTAAATACAGGTAAAGAAGGTATGAGAGTGCGTGTGTCTGCAAGCGGGTCTATTACGTATCCCTTTGTTGGTAAATTATACGTGAAAGATATGACCGTTTCAGAAGTAGAAGATAAGATTGCTGAAATATTAAGTGACGGATATATAGTTGATCCTAAGGTAACAATATTTTGTGAGCAGAATGCGAAAGTGTATGTGTTTGGGCAGGTAAATAGTCCCGGCGCATATCCACTTATTACCGGCATGACTCTTCTTTCTGGTATTGCCATGGCTGGAGGTTTTACAAAAATTGCTGTACAAAGCAAGATAAAGCTTGTCCGTCATCATGGTCACGAAAAGAAGATGTACGAGGTCAGGGTAAAGGACATTCTTAAAGGTGATTTGACTAAAGATATAGAACTAGAGAGAAATGATACTATTATTGTAATGGAAAGTTTCTTTTAA
- a CDS encoding polysaccharide biosynthesis tyrosine autokinase encodes MSNIYAGGVMESANQMVTNKNERSIRDYFKIVLKRKWLVICIFLVVVISVTIYTLNQENIYRSVNTLMIDKEAPTIVQFQGKEVVSLGDETGGYRDYYQTQYKIIKSLNILQKVYKELRLKNDTYYNNNNTSKYPFQSFVNSIKVIPVLNTRLIRVAVDHNNPIKAALVANKVAEVYREENLARKLRATKEAVTFLDSEVVDFKKKVTGAENKLQRYKESHSLTELPTEGYLAQIRAMEIEENDLKTKLAELKKRYKEKHPTVVEAKTRLDSIQKRIKEETDETLKLHKTLIDYNVLSRETESNQQLLNNLIQRSKETNLSQSIKTNNIEVIEYAYPSIKPIKPRVRLNIALAMVIGLIGGVGMAFLLDALDNTLKSPEDIEQHLQLPFLGFIPSVQRKDAKKVADIDTIAHVAPKSTVSEAYRAVRTAIMFSTPGEPAKVLTVTSSNPREGKTTSAINIAIAMANAGDKVLIIDADMRKPRIHKTFSVDNTTGLSNLIVGNTDIENVIHKTEVPNLSVISSGPIPPNPSELLHPKNMVEILNTLKDNYDRIVFDSPPISAVTDSVILGALSDGVIMVIHCGKTPREACLFAKQKITDARGRILGVILNNVALHKDAYYYYYYYRYNYSYYGHDGKTKKRVSSNTQNNKVAAKEKEEIPV; translated from the coding sequence ATGAGTAACATTTATGCAGGTGGTGTGATGGAATCAGCAAATCAAATGGTAACGAATAAAAATGAACGTTCAATACGAGACTATTTTAAAATAGTATTGAAAAGAAAATGGCTCGTGATATGTATATTTCTTGTGGTTGTTATATCCGTTACGATTTATACGCTTAATCAGGAGAATATATATCGGTCGGTAAATACATTAATGATCGATAAGGAAGCGCCAACAATAGTGCAGTTTCAGGGAAAAGAAGTGGTTTCTCTCGGTGATGAAACAGGCGGGTATCGGGACTATTATCAGACGCAATATAAGATTATTAAGAGTTTGAATATTCTTCAGAAGGTATATAAGGAGTTGCGGTTAAAGAACGATACGTATTACAATAATAATAATACTTCTAAGTATCCATTCCAATCTTTTGTGAATTCTATCAAGGTTATTCCCGTTCTTAATACAAGGCTTATTAGAGTTGCTGTGGATCACAATAATCCTATCAAAGCAGCGCTTGTCGCTAACAAGGTTGCTGAAGTATATCGGGAAGAAAATCTGGCTAGAAAATTGAGAGCTACTAAAGAAGCGGTAACCTTTCTTGATAGTGAAGTAGTTGATTTTAAAAAGAAAGTGACCGGTGCAGAGAATAAATTGCAAAGATATAAGGAAAGTCATTCATTAACCGAACTTCCAACAGAAGGATACCTTGCTCAAATAAGAGCAATGGAGATTGAAGAAAATGACCTAAAAACGAAGCTTGCGGAACTAAAAAAACGATACAAAGAAAAACATCCGACGGTTGTTGAAGCAAAGACACGTTTAGATTCTATACAAAAAAGAATTAAAGAAGAGACGGACGAAACATTAAAACTGCATAAAACATTGATTGATTATAATGTTTTGTCGAGGGAAACAGAGTCAAATCAGCAGTTATTGAATAATCTTATCCAACGGTCTAAAGAAACAAATTTATCTCAATCAATAAAAACGAATAATATTGAAGTCATAGAATATGCATACCCATCAATAAAGCCAATAAAACCGCGGGTGAGACTTAATATTGCTCTCGCTATGGTAATAGGGTTGATTGGTGGCGTGGGAATGGCATTTCTATTAGATGCGCTGGATAATACGCTAAAATCTCCGGAAGATATTGAGCAACACCTTCAGTTGCCCTTTCTTGGTTTTATTCCGTCAGTGCAAAGGAAAGACGCAAAAAAGGTCGCGGATATTGATACTATTGCTCATGTAGCGCCAAAATCAACGGTCTCGGAAGCGTATAGAGCGGTGAGAACGGCTATTATGTTTTCAACGCCTGGTGAGCCGGCAAAAGTTCTTACGGTAACGAGCTCAAATCCTCGTGAAGGAAAGACAACGTCAGCTATAAATATTGCTATTGCTATGGCAAATGCAGGGGATAAAGTCCTCATAATTGATGCTGATATGAGAAAACCACGTATTCATAAGACATTTAGTGTTGATAACACCACCGGGTTAAGTAATCTCATAGTGGGTAATACAGATATTGAAAATGTTATTCATAAAACTGAAGTGCCAAATTTATCAGTGATAAGCTCAGGGCCTATTCCGCCAAATCCGTCGGAACTATTGCATCCAAAAAACATGGTTGAGATCCTCAATACATTAAAGGATAACTATGACAGAATAGTCTTTGATTCACCGCCAATCTCTGCAGTAACTGATTCTGTAATCTTGGGGGCACTCTCTGATGGTGTTATAATGGTTATACATTGCGGGAAAACTCCTCGAGAAGCATGTTTATTTGCAAAGCAGAAGATTACTGATGCACGGGGAAGGATACTAGGGGTTATTCTAAATAATGTAGCTCTCCATAAGGACGCCTATTATTATTACTATTATTATAGATATAATTATTCTTATTATGGCCATGATGGAAAAACAAAAAAACGTGTAAGTTCCAACACTCAAAATAACAAGGTTGCGGCTAAAGAAAAAGAAGAAATTCCGGTTTAA
- a CDS encoding CpsB/CapC family capsule biosynthesis tyrosine phosphatase, with product MIDLHSHILPGIDDGAKTIEESLEMGRIAYRDGIRSIVATPHTLNGVYDNSRENIIEAVHVMQGHFKDAGIDITLYPGAEVQLDDQIAHHIESGYLLTLNDMGKYIFIELPVHVIPQHLDSLFFDLKMKGITPIITHPERNMFIEKDVNILFEFVEKGVLSQITASSLTGEFGSGVKACAKKLLKCKLVHIIATDSHATTHRVPILSEGVKVASQIVGKEDAQSMVIDVPQKVINGDVFYAEDPQKQRSFFSFFNK from the coding sequence ATGATAGATCTACATTCCCATATTCTTCCAGGCATTGATGACGGTGCAAAAACTATTGAAGAATCCCTGGAAATGGGGCGTATTGCATATCGTGATGGAATAAGGTCTATTGTTGCCACCCCGCACACATTAAACGGCGTATATGATAATTCGAGAGAAAACATCATAGAGGCCGTACACGTAATGCAAGGTCATTTTAAAGATGCCGGGATCGACATTACTCTTTATCCCGGTGCAGAGGTACAATTAGACGATCAGATTGCACACCATATAGAGTCAGGATATTTGCTAACATTGAATGATATGGGGAAGTATATTTTTATAGAATTACCCGTACATGTAATTCCTCAGCATTTAGATAGTCTTTTTTTTGATCTAAAAATGAAAGGCATTACTCCGATTATTACACATCCCGAACGTAATATGTTTATCGAGAAAGATGTTAATATTCTTTTTGAATTTGTTGAAAAAGGGGTGTTATCTCAGATAACGGCATCAAGTTTAACAGGTGAGTTTGGTTCAGGCGTAAAGGCATGCGCTAAGAAACTCTTAAAATGTAAGCTGGTCCACATTATAGCTACTGATTCACACGCGACTACTCACCGGGTGCCAATATTGAGTGAAGGGGTGAAGGTTGCATCACAAATTGTTGGTAAAGAAGATGCCCAGTCTATGGTGATAGATGTTCCTCAAAAGGTCATTAATGGTGACGTGTTTTACGCGGAAGATCCGCAAAAACAACGATCATTTTTTTCATTCTTTAACAAGTAA